In a genomic window of Actinomycetes bacterium:
- a CDS encoding MFS transporter yields the protein MDQAGRGPAESGRRRWVGLFFVALGVALIIVDATIVNVAVPSIIRDLGITSTDAQWVQEAYTLVFAALLLTAGRLADRWGRRALFEVGVVVFMVSSILAARSGTGNELIMARVAQGVGGAMMLPTSLSIINAGFRGRSRAIAFAVWGSTIGGTAALGPLLGGWLTTSYSWRWAFGINVPLGLVVLVGTWLAVDESRGDDPSPGVDVGGALLSIVGFGAIVFGLIEGRTYGWWSREKPFSILHRPWQWQLSPIPVAFAVGVLALLAFVGLERRRNRAGKVVLLDLGLFSIPSFRGGNIAAGIVSLGEFGLLFSLPLWFQNVRGYTAFETGLALLPLAVGSFVASGFGGQLALRRGAPYVVRLGILLEVIGVAGIGVVVSPSTPWTLTSPLLFVYGMGVGLATAQLTGVVLTDVPVVKSGQGSGTTSTTRQLGSALGIAILGTVLFTSLGLSLDRALARQGQLSADQRRQVVAAVRDSAGAAIGGLAADPRTESVAEDARTAFSHATRNAAWAAAGFLLLGLYASRGLGSPTTRAEAAEEVAARP from the coding sequence ATGGACCAAGCCGGACGCGGCCCGGCGGAGTCGGGACGGCGACGCTGGGTAGGCCTGTTCTTCGTGGCGCTCGGCGTCGCCCTCATCATCGTCGACGCCACGATCGTGAACGTCGCGGTTCCCTCGATCATCCGCGACCTCGGGATCACGTCGACCGACGCGCAGTGGGTCCAGGAGGCCTACACCCTGGTCTTCGCGGCGCTGCTCCTGACCGCAGGCCGCCTCGCCGATCGCTGGGGCAGGCGGGCCCTCTTCGAGGTCGGCGTCGTCGTGTTCATGGTGTCGAGCATCCTGGCTGCCCGCAGCGGGACCGGGAACGAGCTGATCATGGCTCGCGTCGCCCAGGGGGTGGGTGGCGCCATGATGCTGCCCACCTCGCTGTCGATCATCAACGCCGGCTTCCGCGGCCGTTCCCGGGCCATCGCCTTCGCCGTGTGGGGGTCGACCATCGGGGGGACGGCAGCGCTGGGTCCCCTGCTGGGCGGCTGGCTCACGACGAGCTACTCGTGGCGCTGGGCGTTCGGAATCAACGTCCCTCTCGGGCTCGTCGTCCTGGTCGGGACCTGGCTTGCTGTCGATGAGTCCCGGGGGGACGATCCGAGCCCCGGGGTGGACGTCGGCGGCGCGCTGCTGTCGATCGTCGGCTTCGGCGCGATCGTCTTCGGCCTCATCGAGGGCCGCACCTACGGGTGGTGGTCGCGGGAGAAACCGTTCTCGATCCTGCATCGGCCCTGGCAGTGGCAGCTGTCTCCCATCCCCGTGGCCTTCGCCGTCGGCGTGCTGGCCCTGCTGGCCTTCGTGGGCCTCGAACGGCGACGCAACCGGGCCGGCAAGGTGGTGCTGCTCGACCTCGGCCTGTTCTCGATCCCCTCCTTCCGTGGCGGCAACATCGCGGCCGGCATCGTGAGTCTCGGCGAGTTCGGGCTGCTGTTCTCACTGCCGTTGTGGTTCCAGAACGTCCGCGGGTACACCGCGTTCGAGACCGGGCTCGCGCTGCTACCGCTCGCGGTCGGCAGCTTCGTCGCCAGCGGCTTCGGCGGGCAGCTGGCATTGCGTCGCGGGGCGCCGTACGTGGTCCGGCTCGGCATCCTCCTCGAGGTCATCGGCGTCGCGGGGATCGGCGTCGTGGTGTCACCGTCCACGCCGTGGACGCTCACCTCCCCGCTGCTGTTCGTCTACGGGATGGGGGTGGGCTTGGCCACGGCACAGCTCACCGGAGTGGTCCTGACCGACGTCCCGGTCGTCAAGAGCGGGCAGGGCTCGGGCACCACCAGCACCACCCGCCAGCTCGGCTCGGCACTGGGTATCGCCATCCTCGGCACGGTGCTTTTCACGAGTCTGGGCTTGTCTCTCGATCGTGCACTGGCCAGGCAGGGCCAGCTCTCGGCCGACCAGAGGCGCCAGGTCGTGGCGGCCGTCCGCGACTCCGCGGGAGCGGCGATCGGCGGGCTAGCCGCCGATCCGCGTACGGAAAGCGTGGCCGAGGACGCCCGTACGGCCTTCTCGCACGCCACCCGCAACGCCGCCTGGGCGGCGGCCGGGTTCCTCCTCCTCGGGCTCTACGCCAGCCGCGGGCTCGGTTCACCGACGACGCGCGCCGAGGCCGCGGAGGAGGTGGCCGCGCGCCCCTGA